A portion of the Bombus pascuorum chromosome 8, iyBomPasc1.1, whole genome shotgun sequence genome contains these proteins:
- the LOC132909431 gene encoding cell adhesion molecule Dscam2 isoform X6: protein MWRDPPGGGCNIPTYLTTMLLLALLALTNVACAEDESMGPVFVKEPPNRVDFSNGTGAVVECQARGNPQPDIIWVRADGSAVGDVPGLRQVLPNGNLVFPPFRAEDYRQEVHAQVYSCLARSPAGSVHSRDVNVRAVVGQRYAVNVMDEHVLRGNAAIIKCHIPSFVAEFVEVDSWIEDEKTEIYPSTDYDGKYLVLPSGELHIRDVGPEDGYKTYQCRTKHRLTGETRLSATKGRLVITEPVASTKPKFPMTENSRTYTTYTVRRELPLTLPCPAQAFPVPVFRWYKFIEGSSRRQPVQLNERVRQVSGTLIIREARVEDSGKYLCIVNNSVGGESVETVLTVTAPLAAEIEPNTQTIDFGRPATFTCNVRGNPIKTISWLKDGKPLGLEEPVLRIDSVKKEDKGMYQCFVRNDQESAQATAELKLGGRFEPPQIRQAFAEETLQPGPSMFLKCVASGNPTPEITWELDGKRLSNTERLQVGQYVTVNGDVVSHLNISSIHTNDGGLYKCIAASKVGSAEHSARLNVYGLPFIRHMDKKAIVAGETLRVTCPVAGYPIESIVWERDTRVLPINRKQKVFPNGTLIIENVERMSDQATYTCVARNAQGYSARGTLEVQVMVGPQLAPFTFGDEAANAGDMATVQCAVIKGDLPVKIVWSLNGRSIDVGRVSGDHSYDIPDIVVTRSSKRISTLTIDSVAARHAGDYSCTAINAAGSATHTSVLSVNVPPRWILEPTDKAFAQGSDARVECKADGFPKPQVTWKKAAGDTPGDYTDLKLSNPDISVEDGTLSINNIQKTNEGYYLCEAVNGIGAGLSAVIFISVQAPPHFEIKLKNQTARRGEPAVLQCEAQGEKPIGILWNMNNKRLDPKSDSRYTIREEILANGVLSDLSIKRTERSDSALFTCVATNAFGSDDTSINMIVQEVPEVPYGLKVLDKSGRSVQLSWAAPYDGNSPIKRYVIEYKISKGSWETDIDRVLVPGSQQNVAGVFNLRPATTYHLRIVAENEIGASDPSDTVTIITAEEAPSGPPTSVRVDALDQHTLKVTWKPPPREDWNGEILGYYVGYKLSSSSDYIYETVDFSKEDGKEHHLQIMNLKTYTQYSVVVQAFNKVGSGPMSEERRQHTAEGVPEQPPHDTTCTTLTSQTIRVSWMSPPLSAANGVITGYKVIYGPSDTWYDENTKDTKITSSSETILHGLKKYTNYTMQVLAFTSGGDGVKSAPIHCQTEQDAPEAPIAIKALVMSAESILVSWRPPSQPNGVITQYIVYTKADNAEEPTSQKVPPNQLTHEASGLDKQRRYDFWVTASTNIGEGEASKIVALAPSVRVPAKIASFDDKFTATYKEDVKLPCLAVGVPAPEVTWKVRGAVLQSSDRLRQLPEGSLFIKEVDRTDAGEYSCYVENSFGHDTVTHQLIVHAPPHSPQVTLTATTTNSLTMKLRPHPADNAPIHGYTIHYKPEFGDWETAQISSTAQKYTLENLWCGSRYQIYVTAYNGIGTGDPSDMLNTRTKGSKPIIPEAARFIEVSTNSITLHLSAWSDGGCPMLYFVVEHKKKHQQEWNQVSNNVKPGGNFVVLDLDPASWYHLRVTAHNNAGFAVAEYEFATLTVTGGTIAPPVRNSGNDNTDVRRYFPWLPSWLDVNVVVPVGATVIVIIVGIVVICVALSRRTRGPEQTRLRGISSADEKYYEGQYDVVYQQTGVGGATLDKRRPDLRDELGYIAPPNRKLPPVPGSNYNTCDRIKRGTVISGTGSIRSHSTWDPRRHMYEELNHCAPNRRCPPPPRMGSAEALSHRGMEDEICPYATFHLLGFREEMDPSKAMQFQTFPHPGNGHSGTMGPPVGHPTNASAHSRSGSQSMPRQNGRYSRVPSQGGGSGTHNVFSPEYDDPANCAPEEDQYGSQYGQYGAPYDHYGSRGSVGRRSVGSARNIPVSGSPEPPPPPPRNHDQNNSSFNDSKESNEISEAECDRDQLVNRNYGVNARGKDGMTTEEMRKLIERNEAPSRQTGAGHGGHGGLLTPYDTVAV, encoded by the exons TTGTCGGGCAGCGGTATGCAGTGAACGTGATGGACGAACACGTCCTTCGGGGGAACGCCGCAATTATCAAGTGTCACATACCGAGCTTCGTCGCCGAATTCGTCGAGGTTGACTCTTGGATCGAAGACGAGAAAACTGAAATATACCCTAGCACCGATTACG ATGGAAAATACCTGGTACTGCCTTCTGGAGAACTTCACATTCGCGATGTCGGACCCGAAGACGGATACAAGACCTATCAATGCCGCACCAAGCATAGACTCACCGGAGAAACAAGATTATCTGCCACCAAGGGACGTCTCGTCATTACCG AGCCGGTGGCCAGCACGAAGCCGAAATTTCCGATGACGGAGAATTCGCGCACATATACCACCTACACGGTGCGACGCGAGCTGCCTTTGACTTTGCCCTGTCCGGCACAGGCGTTCCCCGTTCCGGTCTTCAG ATGGTACAAGTTCATCGAAGGCTCCTCTCGTCGTCAACCTGTCCAACTCAATGAGCGCGTTCGTCAAGTTAGCGGAACACTGATCATTCGTGAGGCTCGTGTCGAAGATTCTGGCAAATATCTGTGCATCGTGAACAACTCCGTCGGCGGTGAAAGCGTGGAGACCGTGTTGACTGTAACAGCACCATTGGCAGCGGAAATCGAACCTAACACACAGACTATCGACTTTGGAAGACCAGCTACTTTCACGTGCAACGTCAGAGGAAATCCGATCAAGACTATCTCCTGGCTGAAGGATGGCAAACCCCTTGGACTGGAAGAACCCGTGCTCAGAATCGACAGCGTCAAGAAGGAGGATAAGGGAATGTACCAATGTTTTGTTAGAAACGATCAAGAAAGCGCTCAGGCAACCGCTGAACTGAAACTTGGTGGACGAT TCGAACCCCCGCAGATTCGCCAGGCCTTCGCCGAGGAGACTCTTCAACCTGGACCCAGCATGTTCCTCAAGTGTGTCGCCAGCGGAAACCCAACTCCTGAGATCACCTGGGAACTCGATGGCAAACGGCTATCCAACACTGAGAGGCTTCAAGTAGGACAATACGTTACGGTGAACGGCGACGTGGTTTCTCATTTGAACATCTCCAGCATTCATACAAACGACGGTGGACTCTACAAATGCATTGCCGCTTCAAAG GTTGGATCCGCTGAACATTCTGCGCGTCTTAATGTCTATGGTCTGCCCTTCATTCGTCACATGGACAAAAAGGCTATCGTTGCTGGTGAAACTCTTCGCGTGACCTGTCCAGTAGCCGGATATCCGATCGAAAGCATCGTATGGGAGAGAGACACCAGAGTTTTGCCGATCAACAGGAAACAGAAGGTCTTCCCTAATGGCACGCTTATCATTGAGAACGTCGAGAGAATGAGCGATCAGGCTACTTACACCTGTGTTGCACGCAACGCTCAAGGCTACAGCGCAAGGGGAACATTGGAAGTTCAAGTTATGG TAGGACCGCAGTTAGCGCCGTTCACGTTCGGTGACGAGGCTGCCAACGCGGGAGATATGGCCACCGTTCAGTGCGCCGTGATCAAAGGCGATTTGCCGGTGAAGATCGTGTGGTCACTGAACGGTAGGTCTATCGATGTCGGACGCGTGTCCGGTGACCACAGTTACGACATTCCTGACATCGTCGTGACCAGAAGTAGTAAACGGATCAGCACCCTGACGATAGACTCGGTAGCCGCAAGACATGCGGGCGACTACTCGTGCACCGCGATCAACGCAGCCGGATCCGCTACGCACACGTCGGTTCTGTCAGTGAACG TACCTCCCCGCTGGATTCTGGAACCCACCGATAAGGCATTTGCTCAAGGCTCTGATGCACGTGTTGAATGTAAAGCTGATGGTTTCCCCAAGCCCCAAGTCACATGGAAGAAAGCTGCTG gAGATACACCGGGCGATTATACCGACTTGAAACTGAGCAACCCAGATATCAGCGTTGAGGATGGAACTCTgtcaattaataatattcagaaGACGAACGAAGGCTACTATCTGTGCGAGGCTGTAAATGGAATTGGCGCAGGACTTTCGGCTGTTATCTTCATCTCCGTTCAGG CACCACCCCACTTTGAGATCAAACTGAAGAACCAGACAGCACGACGTGGAGAACCTGCTGTACTGCAATGCGAGGCTCAAGGCGAAAAACCAATTGGTATTTTATGGAACATGAACAACAAGAGACTGGACCCGAAGAGCGATTCTCGTTACACCATCCGCGAAGAGATTTTGGCTAACGGTGTACTGTCTGATCTGAGCATCAAGAGAACTGAGAGAAGCGACTCTGCCCTTTTCACCTGCGTTGCCACCAATGCCTTTGGAAGCGATGACACCAGCATCAACATGATTGTACAAG AGGTTCCTGAAGTACCATACGGCTTGAAGGTATTAGACAAATCCGGACGATCGGTTCAATTATCCTGGGCAGCACCATACGACGGAAACAGCCCCATAAAACGCTATGTCATTGAATACAAAATCAGCAAAGGCTCTTGGGAAACTGACATTGACAGAGTACTGGTACCCGGATCGCAACAGAACGTAGCTGGCGTTTTCAACCTGAGACCTGCCACCACATATCACCTGAGAATTGTTGCTGAGAATGAAATTGGTGCATCCGACCCGTCTGATACTGTTACAATTATCACTGCCGAAGAAGCTCCTAGCGGACCACCAACCTCTGTTCGCGTTGACGCTCTTGACCAGCACACTCTTAAG GTAACATGGAAACCACCCCCACGCGAAGACTGGAACGGTGAGATTCTTGGATACTACGTTGGCTACAAACTCTCTTCCTCCTCTGACTACATTTACGAAACCGTTGACTTCTCGAAGGAAGATGGAAAGGAACACCACTTGCAAATCATGAATCTGAAGACCTATACTCAATACAGCGTTGTTGTTCAAGCGTTTAACAAAGTTGGATCGGGACCAATGAGCGAGGAACGAAGACAACACACCGCCGAAGGAGTACCTGAACAACCCCCTCATGACACTACTTGCACCACCTTGACTTCCCAGACTATCAGAGTTTCCTGGATGTCACCGCCTCTTAGCGCCGCCAATGGAGTCATCACCGGATACAAG GTTATTTACGGACCATCTGACACCTGGTACGATGAGAACACCAAGGACACCAAGATCACCTCCTCCAGCGAGACCATCTTACACGGACTGAAGAAATACACCAACTACACTATGCAGGTTCTGGCTTTTACTTCTGGCGGCGATGGAGTTAAATCTGCACCTATTCACTGCCAAACGGAACAAGACG CTCCTGAAGCACCTATCGCGATCAAGGCTCTGGTTATGTCAGCTGAATCGATTCTTGTCTCGTGGCGCCCACCAAGCCAACCGAATGGAGTTATCACCCAGTATATCGTTTACACCAAGGCAGACAACGCAGAGGAACCAACTAGCCAGAAAGTACCACCGAATCAACTGACTCACGAGGCATCTGGATTGGACAAACAACGTAGATATGACTTCTGGGTAACTGCTAGTACCAACATTGGCGAAGGAGAGGCTTCAAAGATCGTGGCATTGGCACCAAGCGTTCGAG TACCGGCAAAGATCGCATCGTTTGACGACAAATTCACTGCTACCTACAAGGAAGATGTTAAATTACCCTGCCTGGCTGTCGGAGTACCTGCACCGGAAGTTACATGGAAAGTACGTGGCGCCGTTCTTCAATCTAGCGACAGACTGCGACAACTGCCCGAGGGATCTCTGTTCATCAAGGAAGTCGATCGCACCGATGCTGGAGAATACTCTTGTTATGTTGAGAACTCGTTTGGCCATGATACCGTTACTCACCAACTGATCGTTCACG CTCCCCCACACTCACCGCAAGTTACTCTTACTGCTACGACCACCAACTCGTTGACGATGAAACTGAGACCTCACCCTGCCGATAATGCTCCGATCCATGGATACACGATTCACTACAAACCAGAATTCGGCGATTGGGAAACTGCACAAATTAGCTCTACTGCTCAGAAATATACTCTTGAAAATCTGTGGTGTGGCTCAAGATACCAGATTTACGTTACTGCATATAACGG AATTGGAACCGGCGATCCTTCTGACATGCTCAACACACGTACCAAGGGCTCGAAACCGATTATTCCTGAAGCGGCTAGATTCATCGAAGTTTCCACGAATAGCATCACCCTTCATCTGAGCGCCTGGTCCGACGGTGGCTGCCCAATGCTCTACTTCGTCGTCGAACATAAGAAGAA GCACCAACAGGAATGGAATCAAGTCTCGAACAATGTGAAACCCGGTGGAAACTTTGTCGTTTTGGATTTGGACCCTGCTAGCTGGTATCACTTGCGCGTTACTGCTCACAATAATGCTGGTTTCGCTGTAGCCGAGTATGAATTCGCGACACTGACCGTAACCGGAG GTACGATCGCACCCCCTGTACGCAATAGTGGCAACGACAACACGGATGTCAGGCGTTATTTCCCCTGGTTACCTAGCTGGCTCGACGTGAACGTTGTGGTACCGGTGGGAGCTACGGTTATTGTGATTATTGTAGGCATAGTTGTGATTTGCGTCGCGCTGTCTAGGAGAACTCGAGGTCCGGAACAAACACGGCTGCGAGGTATCTCATCAGCCGACGAGAAATATTACGAAGGACAAT ACGATGTGGTATATCAGCAAACTGGAGTTGGCGGAGCTACCCTTGACAAACGCAGGCCCGATCTTCGTGACGAACTTGGATATATCGCCCCACCGAATCGCAAACTGCCCCCTGTTCCTGGCTCAAATTATAACACCTGCGATCGCATCAAGCGAGGTACAGTGATAA GTGGAACAGGCTCGATAAGAAGCCACTCGACGTGGGATCCCAGACGACATATGTACGAAGAATTGAATCATTGCGCACCGAATCGAAGATGTCCACCACCACCCCGTATGGGCAGTGCCGAAGCTCTCTCCCACAGAG GCATGGAGGATGAGATCTGCCCGTATGCTACCTTCCACCTTCTTGGATTCCGCGAAGAAATGGACCCCAGCAAGGCTATGCAATTCCAGACCTTCCCTCACCCTGGCAATGGACACTCTGGTACCATGGGACCACCTGTTGGACATCCTACTAACGCTTCTGCTCACAGCCGCTCTGGATCTCAGTCTATG ccACGTCAAAATGGTCGTTACTCTCGAGTTCCATCCCAAGGAGGTGGCAGCGGAACCCATAACGTCTTCTCTCCTGAATACGATGACCCGGCAAATTGCGCTCCTGAAGAAGATCAATATGGCTCTCAATACGGACAATACGGCGCTCCCTATGATCATTATGGATCTCGTGGCTCTGTTGGACGTCGCAGTGTAGGATCAGCCCGCAATATTCCCGTTTCTGGATCACCCGAACCACCCCCACCACCACCAAGGAACCACGACCAGAACAACTCCAGTTTCAACGACAGCAAAGAAAGCAACGAGATCAGCGAAGCAGAGTGTGATCGCGACCAACTTGTGAACCGCAACTACGGCG tGAATGCTCGCGGCAAGGACGGCATGACCACCGAGGAGATGCGTAAACTCATAGAGAG AAACGAAGCCCCCAGCCGGCAAACCGGCGCCGGCCACGGCGGTCACGGGGGACTCCTCACACCCTACGATACTGTGGCAGTGTAA